CTTTCCTTGATCATGGCAGGTTGATGGTGCAATCGATTGCATAAATTCGTAAGCGGATCGTCCGCATGGAAAAATATTTAAGCCCGAATGTGAGAGATTTAGTGACGCAGCGTAAAACTTCGGCCGGATGAGTGAAGTTCTCCTCTGCAACCGATCGCATCAGCTTGTCTCGGAGGTGCAGGCGTGTCAAGGCCCACTGCAATCGGTTGTTGTCTTCGTCGCCAGGACTGCCTAGACTCTCGGGGTGAGCAGACGCCCGACCATGTCCGATGTGGCGCGACTCGCGGGAGTCCACAAGGCGACGGCCTCCCGTGCGCTGAATCCGAGCACGAGCGGCATGGTGAACGCCGACACCGCGCAACGTGTCCGCGCCGCTGCCGCCGATCTGGGGTTCACCCCGAACACGGCGGCACGCAGCCTGCGAACCAACCGCTCCTTCACCGTCGGCGTCCTGCTCCCAGACCTCACCAACCCGCTCTTCCCGCCGGTCGTGCGCGGTATAGAGGACGTGCTCACCGCCGCCGGGTACACCGCGCTGCTGGCCAACACCGACAATGACCCGGCCAAGGAGCGCACCCGGTTCGACGCGCTGCGGGGCCGCCAGGTCGACGGTTTCATCGTGGGTACCGCGCGGCGCGAGCACCCGCTGTTGGAGGAGGCCCACGCTGCCGGGGTGTCGGTGGTCCTGGTGAACCGCACGACGGACCGCCGGCTCCACCCCTGGGTCTCCGGTGACGACGCCGACGGCGTGCGCCTTGCCGTCGAACACCTGACCGGGCTTGGGCACCGCACCCTGGCCCACCTGGCCGGCCCGCAGACGATGTCCACCAGCGCCACCAGGGAGCGGGCATTCAGGGAGGCGATGCATGCCGCGGGACTGCCCCCGCTGCGGGCTCCGGTGGTGGCCGCCGACGCCTACACCGCACAGGCCGGGGAACGTGCCGCCCATGCACTGTTCGACAGGCACCCCGGTGTCACGGCGATATGCGCCGGCAACGACCTCATCGCCCTTGGGGCGCTGCGCGCCATGCGGCGCCGCGGCATGGACTGTCCGGGAGACGTCTCCCTCGTTGGATTCAACGACATGCGCTTCGCCGACGAGTTTCAGCCGCCGCTGACCACAGTCCGAGTCCCGCACCACGCACTTGGTGCGGAGGCCGCCCGGTTGCTTCTCGCCGGCTTGGAGGCTGCGGACGGAGCCGACTCGCCGCCGGTGCTGCCCAAGACCGTCCTGCTGCCGGTGCGGCTGATCGTCCGAGCCTCGACCGCGGCTCCTGGCGACGTGTGACGCTATCGGCGTACCCGTCTACAGCCCGCTGGGGAGCGGGCTGTAGACCGGCCGCTTTGACGAGAACACCACGTTCGCCGACGACGACTGGCGCAGCAGGGCCAGCGCCTTCACCGGTGACAGCCTGAGGCGCAGACGCCGGCGAGGAGTCGACTCCGACCGCTGCGAGGGTCGGGCCACGTACCGCGATGCGCGGTCCGCATGGGAACGTCCACCGGCGGGTAGGGGCCGCCCCGGCCGACGCCGCCTTTGAGGGGTCGCCCGTCAGGCCATCAGACGCAGCGGCTGCTCAAGGTTCTCGACCAAGGCGGTCATCCAGCGAGCCGCGAGGGCGCCGTCGATCGCGCGGTGGTCGACCGACACGGTCAGCGCCATCCGGGTGGCCACGGTGACCTCGCCATCCACGACGACGGGTTCGGGCCGGGCAGCGCCGACCGCCAGGATCATCGATTGGGGCGGGTTGATGATGGCCGAGAACTCCTCGACGCCGAACATGCCCAGGTTCGTCACCGTCAGAGAGCCGCCCTCCAGGTCCTCCTGGCGCAGGGTCCCGGCGTCGGCCCGTTCGGCGTACGACCTGACCTGCCGCGCGATCGCACTCGGCGCCAGCGCCCCGACGTCCCGCAGGACCGGGGTGACCAGACCGCGTCCGGACGCGATGGCCACTGAGACGTCGCTGGAAGTGAAGCGCAGCATGTGTTCATCGGTCCAGACGGCGTTGGCTTCCGGCACGGCCTCGTGGGCGCAGGCGGCGGCCTTGACCACGAGGTCGTTGACGGAGACCTTGCGCGGTGCGACCTCGTTGAGGCGGCGGCGCAGGCCCAGCAGGTCGTCGATGACGACGGTACGCCTGACGTAGAAGTGCGGCACCTCCCGCTTGCTCGCGGTGAGCCGCTCGGCGACGGCCCGGCGCAGCCGGCTGTGCGGGACCTGCTCGACACCGGCAGACCACGTCGGCACCGCGACCGCGGTGGGCGTCACGGGCGGTGCCGACGGCCCCGTCGGCACCGCCAAGGGGGGCGCCGCCTGCGTCTCGGATGTGGCCTTGGCCCGCCTCGCCTCCTCGACGGCGCGTTCGGCGTCACGCCGCACGATCCGCCCGTTGGGACCGGTGCCGCGCACGTGGTCGGTGCTCAGCCCGGCCTCCCGCAGGATTCGGCGGGCCAGTGGGCTGCTGAAGACACGGTCGCCGCCAGCAGGGGCGGCCGGCGGGACCGGCGTGGGCGGGGTGGTGGGCGGTTCCTGCGCCAGGGGGCCGGTGGCGGGCGGCTCGATCGCCGGCGGTGTGGTCGCGGACGTGACGCCGAGCTCCGCGAGCAGGTGGTCGGGGTCGGCGTCGCGTTCGGCAGGGTCGCCGAGCAGGGCCATCGGCGCTCCGACCTCGATGGTGGTGCCGTTGGGGACGAGGACGCGCAGCAGGATCGCATCGTTCTCGGCCTCCACCTCGACCAGGGCCTTGTCGGTCTCCAGAGTGACGAGAGGGTCGCCGGTGGAGAAGGAGCCCTTCTCCGGTACCAGCCATTCGGCCAGGACGGCTTCGGTCGCCCCCGCGGCGACCTCCGGCACGCGCAGCAGCGTTGCCATGTTCTTGCTCCTTGTGACTGGTGTGCGTTCAGGAGGACGCGGCGATGCGGCGCAGGGCGGTGACGACTTCCTCGGTGCGGGCGATGGCCGCCCGCTCCAGGACCTTGCTGATGCTGGGCGAGGCCTCGCCGCCGTGCACCCGCTCGACGGGGGCGTCCAGCCAGTCGAACAGGCGGCGCTGGATCTCGTCGGCCAGCCGGCCCCCGTAGGACGTGCCGGAAGCGCCCTGTTCGACGACGAGGACGCGGTTGGTCTTCTTGACGCTGGCCTCGATGGTCTCCCAGTCGAGACTGGCCGCGTCCAGCCATCGCAGGTCGATGACGTCGGCGTCGATCTCCCCGACCTGGTCCAGTGCCTCCAGGCAGTGGTTGACCATCGACAGGTAGGAGATGACGGTCAGGTCGCGCCCCTCGCGGCGCAGCGCGGCCTTGCCGACCGGTATGCGGTAGTCGAGATCGGTGGCGGGACCGGTGCCAGTGGAGGCGTACAGGTCGACGTGTTCGAGCACCACGACCGGATCGTCGCAGGCCAGCGCGGTGTTCATCAGGCCCGCGTAGTCGAACGGATTGGAAGGGGCGACCACCCGCAGGCCGGGCGCGGTGGTGAGGATGCCCGCCGGGTCCATGGAGTGCTGGGAACCGTAGCCGGTGCCGGCCGCGAGCTTGGAACGCAGCACGAACGGCACCGCGCTGCGGCCGCCGAACATGTGCCGGGCCTTGGCTATCTGGTTGAACAGTTGGTCGGCTGCGACCCACATGAAGTCGGCGTACATGAACTCCACGACGGGGCGGAAGCGGCCGTCGAGCGCCATGCCGCCGCCGAGGCCCGCGAAGGCGTTCTCGCTGATCGGGGTGCCCAGAACCCGGTCGGGGAAAAGTTCGAGGGCCCGGCGGGTGGCGCCGTTGGTGCCGCCGCGCAGTCTGTCGACGTCCTCGCCCAGGACGACGATCCGCTCGTCCGTCTCCATTCGGCGTCCTATGACGTCGCTGACGACGTCGATGAACCTGCGGTCGGCCAGTTCGCCGGAGAAGGTGTCGGCCTCCTCGTAGCGGCTGCCGTCGAGCTCGGTCAGGTCGCCGCGTATGCCGACGTCGACGAACGCGGTGTCGGGCCAGGCCGAGGCCTTGATCCGCCGTTCGCCGGGCTTGCCGCCGGGCTTGGGTTCCAGGATGTCGTCGCCGAGTTCACGCATGACCGCGGAGACCTGCTTCTGCGCGGTGGTCAGCTGGCGGGCGGTGGCGAGCTTGCGGCGCAGGACGTGGGAGCGCAGCAACTCCAGCGGGTCGCGGTCGCGCCACGCCTTCTCCTCGGCCTTGTCCCGGTAGCCGAAGGCGCTTCCGGGATACGGGCCGTTCTGGTGGAAGTAGCGGTAGAGGTCGGCCTCGACGATGGCCGGACCGCCGCCGGAGCGCATATGCTCCAGCGCCTCGTCCATGGCCAGATGGACGGCGAGCGGGTCCATGCCGTCCACCCGCCAGGCCGGGATCCCGAAGGCGGAGCCGCGCGCGGACAGCCGGGTTTCGGCGGTGGCGGCGGCGACCGGCGTGGAGACGGCGTACTGGTTGTTCTCGATGAAGAAGCACAGGGGGACCTTCCAGGCGGCCGCCAGGTTGAAGGTCTCCAGGACCGAACCGATGTTGACCGCGCCGTCGCCGAAGTAGGTGACGGTGACCGCGTCGGTTCCGGAGGC
The nucleotide sequence above comes from Streptomyces sp. TS71-3. Encoded proteins:
- a CDS encoding dihydrolipoamide acetyltransferase family protein, which gives rise to MATLLRVPEVAAGATEAVLAEWLVPEKGSFSTGDPLVTLETDKALVEVEAENDAILLRVLVPNGTTIEVGAPMALLGDPAERDADPDHLLAELGVTSATTPPAIEPPATGPLAQEPPTTPPTPVPPAAPAGGDRVFSSPLARRILREAGLSTDHVRGTGPNGRIVRRDAERAVEEARRAKATSETQAAPPLAVPTGPSAPPVTPTAVAVPTWSAGVEQVPHSRLRRAVAERLTASKREVPHFYVRRTVVIDDLLGLRRRLNEVAPRKVSVNDLVVKAAACAHEAVPEANAVWTDEHMLRFTSSDVSVAIASGRGLVTPVLRDVGALAPSAIARQVRSYAERADAGTLRQEDLEGGSLTVTNLGMFGVEEFSAIINPPQSMILAVGAARPEPVVVDGEVTVATRMALTVSVDHRAIDGALAARWMTALVENLEQPLRLMA
- a CDS encoding LacI family DNA-binding transcriptional regulator; this encodes MSRRPTMSDVARLAGVHKATASRALNPSTSGMVNADTAQRVRAAAADLGFTPNTAARSLRTNRSFTVGVLLPDLTNPLFPPVVRGIEDVLTAAGYTALLANTDNDPAKERTRFDALRGRQVDGFIVGTARREHPLLEEAHAAGVSVVLVNRTTDRRLHPWVSGDDADGVRLAVEHLTGLGHRTLAHLAGPQTMSTSATRERAFREAMHAAGLPPLRAPVVAADAYTAQAGERAAHALFDRHPGVTAICAGNDLIALGALRAMRRRGMDCPGDVSLVGFNDMRFADEFQPPLTTVRVPHHALGAEAARLLLAGLEAADGADSPPVLPKTVLLPVRLIVRASTAAPGDV
- a CDS encoding thiamine pyrophosphate-dependent enzyme; amino-acid sequence: MPSREHLTPSAPWVELRTSADDWDAADPGLLLGMLGQGLWIRAFEEYVLELAGQGLVHGPAHSSVGQEGGAVGSLISLRSDDFVNGSHRGHHQFLAKAFGHVLPAKSDRLPELTDEVRTVLRRTLAEICGLADGFCRGRGGSMHLQWAEAGAMGTNAIVGGGVPQAAGFARNQRASGTDAVTVTYFGDGAVNIGSVLETFNLAAAWKVPLCFFIENNQYAVSTPVAAATAETRLSARGSAFGIPAWRVDGMDPLAVHLAMDEALEHMRSGGGPAIVEADLYRYFHQNGPYPGSAFGYRDKAEEKAWRDRDPLELLRSHVLRRKLATARQLTTAQKQVSAVMRELGDDILEPKPGGKPGERRIKASAWPDTAFVDVGIRGDLTELDGSRYEEADTFSGELADRRFIDVVSDVIGRRMETDERIVVLGEDVDRLRGGTNGATRRALELFPDRVLGTPISENAFAGLGGGMALDGRFRPVVEFMYADFMWVAADQLFNQIAKARHMFGGRSAVPFVLRSKLAAGTGYGSQHSMDPAGILTTAPGLRVVAPSNPFDYAGLMNTALACDDPVVVLEHVDLYASTGTGPATDLDYRIPVGKAALRREGRDLTVISYLSMVNHCLEALDQVGEIDADVIDLRWLDAASLDWETIEASVKKTNRVLVVEQGASGTSYGGRLADEIQRRLFDWLDAPVERVHGGEASPSISKVLERAAIARTEEVVTALRRIAASS